A stretch of DNA from Pongo abelii isolate AG06213 chromosome 10, NHGRI_mPonAbe1-v2.0_pri, whole genome shotgun sequence:
ggtcctgttccagccaatggaaactggacacagcagtagggtggatgcgtcaggttataaatgaccctgtctcttttGTTCATGTGTACTCTTGTGGCAAGACTGCCAGCAAgcagcaccctttctgcagagaGTAAACTAGCCTTGCTGAGAGATCCTTTGTCTCAGTGCTGATTTTGACGACACCGAGCACCCATTCccaacacaggaggcggaggttgcagtgaatcaagatgttgccactgcactttagcctgggtgacacagcaagactccgtcttaaaaaaaaaaaatcactggggaggctgggcatagtggctcatgcctgtaaccccagcactttgggaggccaaggcggaaggatctcttgaacccagaagttcgagaccaacctgggcaacgtagcaagagcccatctctacaaacaaacaaaaaattagccaggtatggtgacacacacctgtagtcccagctacttgggagggtgagatgggaggattgcttaagcctgagagatggaggctgcagtgtgctgtgatcatgccactgcactctagcctgggagacagagtgagaccctgtctcaaaaaatcaatcaatcaattggccaggtgcagtggccagcactttgggaggccaaagcaggaggatcacttgaggtcaggagttatagcccagcctggccaacatggcaaaaacctgtctctattaaaatacaaaaattagccaggcgtggtggcgtacacctgtaatcccaactacttgggaggctgcggtgggagaatcgcttgaacctgggaggcagaggttgcagtgagtcgagattacaccactgcactctagtctggacaacagagtgagactccatcttaaaaaaaaaaatcaatcaatcattgAGGAAAAACCCAACCAACAAAAGATTTGTGTGGCTTCTTCAGTAATTTTAGCAATACTATGAAACAATACCTCTGCATTCCTGTTCTTCATTCTCTCCGCCAATTCCTTTTCAAGAGTATCAATGATTTTTTGGTTATTACTATTCTGTCTACTGATATCCTGTAAGAACTGGGCCTTATCCCTCGCTTCCATGGGACTAGTGAGTAGTTTTTCAAACAGGAAACCACGGAGCTCTATCAGGCTGTCAATAAAATTCTGGGCTTCTGCACTTCTACCCTGTGTCTGCATCTGCAGGAGCCTAGCAGCCTGGGGGTTGCTGAGCAAGAGTCTCAGGACGTTCTTGGTGGAGTCTTTGATCTGCTGCGTAAGTGGTGAGAGGCTGGATTTCTGCAGCTCTATGGAAAGGAGGCGGTCTCTGAGCCacccttcctcctcagcctctttcTGCTCCTGCAattgcctttctttctctttcaggcACCTGACATTTTCAAGGAGGACCTGGCAGAGATCCTCATGCTCTCTCACTGCCCTCATGACGTCCTCCCCCAGCATCCCCTCCATATCCTCTCTGTTGCATGCCGCATACGACAGCAAGGTCACCAGCTCCACCTTGTAGATCGCCTCATCCAGGACGGACATGATCCTTTTGGCCTCAATGGTGGTGAGTTTGGTCCTAGAGAGAATCAAGGGTTTTAGTGGGTCAGCTGGCCTTTTAGATGGGTCTGTCTTTGGCCCTATTCTGTTGATGGCAGGGGCCTGATACAAAGGGGCCATGGCGAGAATGTCTAAAGCCATCTTGTGAGCAGCCGTCTGTGCCTCTGTAGGTCTGTAGAGATGGAGACTTCGGTAGACTACTTGGGTCTCGTGCTTTTATTGTCTCTGGCCATCCTGCAAAAGGAAGAAGTAGGTGTGAGTGCAGCTGTGCTGACATCTGTGTGGTTAGTGTGGCTGCAGAAACCACAACTGTTGACATCAAGAGTTCATCTTAGGTCCTCTGTCGCTTTTACACAGAACCTTTCACTGGAAGCAGTTTTCAGCTTTGTGAGGGTGTTAGGGCCACAAGGGCAGGAAGACCAAGTGTGGAGGCATCTCAGGCACATGTGTCAGGCAGGGACCAGCCAGGAATGCAGACACCATTCTAAGGATTTAAAACCAGAGACTGGTTACATCAGTGATGGGAGAGTCGAGAGGCCAACCAGGGGAAGACACAGCCATCCCGCAATTGTCAATGGCAGGAAGCCACCACATGAAGAGGTGGTGAGCCTGGGGCCCAGGGTCACCCAGGGGAAGTTTGAACCACAGCCATCAGTTCCCAGAGGAGCTAGAGACATTGCCGGAAATGCAGATTAAAGAAGGGTGGCGGTGGGGGAGGAGAAATACCCTGGTTTCTTTCTACTGCCCTTGGCCAAAACCAGCAGGAAACTAACTGACAAGGAGCCTGGGTGACGGAACCACAGGCCTCAGCCTATGTCTGAGCAGGACCAGGACAGTGCAGACAGAGGTGTAAGACTAACAGGCCAGGAATGGCACATTTTCactgattttaaagtttttttgtttgtttatttgttttgagacagagtcttgccctgtcacccaggctgcagtgcagtgccatgatcttggctcactgcaacctccgcctcctgggttcaagtgattctcctgcctcagcctcctgagcagctgggactacaggtgcacaccaccatgcctggctaatttttgtatttttagtagagacagggttttgccatgtgtgccaggctggtctcaaactcctgacctcccgtgatccacctgcctttgcctcccaaagtgctgggattacaggcctgagccaccacgcccggccatttttaagtactgattttaaaaattggtggGTGAAATATAACtttgaaatacaatttaaaaaactatttcacTAAATGTAATGTTGTATTCTGGATTGGGTTCTGGAGTGGAAAAAGGAGATTAGTGGAACTGGAGAAATCCAAATCCAAATCCAAATCTAGTCTAAAGTTTAGTTAATAGCATTGTACCAACATTAATTTTGTAGGCGCtctgttaccctggctggagtgcaatagtgtggccatggctcactccagccttgacctactgggctcaagtgatcctcctgtctcagcctctcaagtagctaggactacaggtgctcgatgcctagctaattatttaactttttatggaGATGAgctccactatgttgcccaggctgatcttgaactcctaggctcaagcaatcctcccaccttagcctcccagtgttgggaatacagacatgagccaccgtgccgggcctaaTTTTGTGATTTTGACAAACACATCAAGGTTAtctaagatgttaacattagggggAGCTGAATGGAGggcatatgggaactctctgtactatctttgcaacttttctataaatctacaattattacaaagtaaaaagtttagttaaaagactgtttcaggccaggcatggtagctcacacctgtaatcacagcactgtgggaggccgagggaggtggatcatctgaggtcaggagttcaagacaagcctggccaacatggcgaaaccccgtctctactaaaaatatgagagaatgccaggcatggtggtacgcacctgttaCTCAGGTTaaccccagttactcaggaggctgaggcatgagaatctcttaaacctaggaggcggaggttgcagtaagccaagtttgcatcactgtactccagcctgggcaacagaatgagactctgtttcaaaagatagatagataaataaataactgtttCAGAAAAATCTATAGGGCAATCAGAGATCAGTAATTTATATTGCTTTCATAGTACAATGGCTAAAAGTACTAGCTTTGCATAGCCccacttgggttcaaatccttgcTGGGGGTCTCTGGGCTGGTCATTTAATCCTCCAGAGCTTGggcttcctcagctgtaaaacaaGAGTCCTCAGTCTGAATGAGAAGCTTCCAGCACAGGGCCTGCACGCtgtaaaaaatgttcaataaataactAATAGCATTAACCCAGGAAAATGAAAATCCCAAGTCCAGGACTTTAATGATTTCTGATGCAACTGTTGAAGGAATACCTACTGCCTTGGCCaagcacaggggctcacgcctgtaatcctagcactttgggaggttgaagtgggaggatcgcttgagcccaggagttcaagaccagcccaggcaacacagcaagtccccatttcttaaaaaagaaaaaaaaaaaaagaacacctacTGCCCAGGATGTCTGCTCACCCCCCAACACCATGTCTCAGATGGACACCCCCCATAACATCCCCATCCCTCACCCTGATTCTTCTTCATCTCTTCCCCCTTATCCTGTTTGTTCTCCAGGTTAAGTATCACCATCTGACATCCCTATATGCacctgtttatttgtttattgtctgtctttcccCCTCTCCTAAGAAGTAAGCACCAATGAAAGCTGTAAGTTACTACTTACAGGTTACCTGTGCcccttttattttcatattgtctGTAGATGTGAGAAATGTTTTGAAGAAAGAATCATTAGGACTTGAGTGAAAGAGTTTTGAGTTTGGGTGA
This window harbors:
- the IQCD gene encoding dynein regulatory complex protein 10 isoform X1, translating into MALDILAMAPLYQAPAINRIGPKTDPSKRPADPLKPLILSRTKLTTIEAKRIMSVLDEAIYKVELVTLLSYAACNREDMEGMLGEDVMRAVREHEDLCQVLLENVRCLKEKERQLQEQKEAEEEGWLRDRLLSIELQKSSLSPLTQQIKDSTKNVLRLLLSNPQAARLLQMQTQGRSAEAQNFIDSLIELRGFLFEKLLTSPMEARDKAQFLQDISRQNSNNQKIIDTLEKELAERMKNRNAEVEKENFVIQELKNHLHQVLKFSENSLLRTKQEAEKQQKADFRASQARVAKIQQEILQLQSQFYNLVMENREAEQALRKKKYKVETEIENWIQKYDTEMGEKQEELEDLDAVHREEKISLEELRRRHKVLVGEFAQIREEREINSKKRMEAEQEMVRMVRAATLIQALWKGYLVRSLLRSKKKRGKGKAKDKEKGKQKGKEKGKGKK
- the IQCD gene encoding dynein regulatory complex protein 10 isoform X2; translated protein: MALDILAMAPLYQAPAINRIGPKTDPSKRPADPLKPLILSRTKLTTIEAKRIMSVLDEAIYKVELVTLLSYAACNREDMEGMLGEDVMRAVREHEDLCQVLLENVRCLKEKERQLQEQKEAEEEGWLRDRLLSIELQKSSLSPLTQQIKDSTKNVLRLLLSNPQAARLLQMQTQGRSAEAQNFIDSLIELRGFLFEKLLTSPMEARDKAQFLQDISRQNSNNQKIIDTLEKELAERMKNRNAEKKYKVETEIENWIQKYDTEMGEKQEELEDLDAVHREEKISLEELRRRHKVLVGEFAQIREEREINSKKRMEAEQEMVRMVRAATLIQALWKGYLVRSLLRSKKKRGKGKAKDKEKGKQKGKEKGKGKK
- the IQCD gene encoding dynein regulatory complex protein 10 isoform X3, whose protein sequence is MALDILAMAPLYQAPAINRIGPKTDPSKRPADPLKPLILSRTKLTTIEAKRIMSVLDEAIYKVELVTLLSYAACNREDMEGMLGEDVMRAVREHEDLCQVLLENVRCLKEKERQLQEQKEAEEEGWLRDRLLSIELQKSSLSPLTQQIKDSTKNVLRLLLSNPQAARLLQMQTQGRSAEAQNFIDSLIELRGFLFEKLLTSPMEARDKAQFLQDISRQNSNNQKIIDTLEKELAERMKNRNAEEELEDLDAVHREEKISLEELRRRHKVLVGEFAQIREEREINSKKRMEAEQEMVRMVRAATLIQALWKGYLVRSLLRSKKKRGKGKAKDKEKGKQKGKEKGKGKK